In Hippoglossus stenolepis isolate QCI-W04-F060 chromosome 13, HSTE1.2, whole genome shotgun sequence, a single genomic region encodes these proteins:
- the gjc4b gene encoding gap junction gamma-1 protein: MSWSFLTRLLDEISNHSTFVGKIWLTLLIVFRIVLTAVGGESIYYDEQSKFVCNTQQPGCENVCYDAFAPLSHIRFWVFQVIMITTPTIMYLGFAMHKIARMEDEDYLPRSRKRMPIVSRGANRDYEEAEDNGEEDPMILEEIEPEKEKEVVEKPSKKHDGRRRIKRDGLMKVYVFQLLSRAIFEVSFLFGQYILYGIEVVPSYVCTRSPCPHTVDCFVSRPTEKTIFLLIMYAVSALCLLFTMLEILHLGISGIRDCFCAPRPATPRHPALASQRSSICRQPSAPPGYNTVLKKDPTGKMGFRDNLGDSGRESFGDEASSRELERLRRHLKLAQQHLDLAYQNDSPSRSSSPESNGTAVEQNRLNFAQEKQSSTCEKGLRA, encoded by the exons ATGAGCTGGAGCTTCCTCACACGTCTGCTGGATGAAATTTCCAATCATTCCACTTTTGTGGGAAAAATCTGGCTCACCCTCCTCATCGTCTTCCGCATCGTGCTGACGGCGGTCGGGGGAGAGTCCATCTACTATGATGAACAGAGTAAATTTGTGTGCAACACACAGCAACCCGGTTGTGAGAACGTGTGCTATGACGCATTTGCGCCGCTGTCACATATTCGCTTTTGGGTCTTTCAGGTGATTATGATCACCACCCCCACCATCATGTACCTTGGCTTTGCTATGCATAAGATCGCCCGCATGGAGGACGAGGACTACCTGCCCCGGAGCAGGAAGAGGATGCCCATAGTGAGCCGCGGTGCTAACCGGGACTACGAGGAAGCAGAGGATAACGGGGAAGAGGACCCCATGATCCTGGAGGAGATTGAGCctgagaaggaaaaggaagttGTGGAGAAGCCCAGCAAAAAGCACGATGGACGCCGCCGCATCAAGAGAGATGGTCTGATGAAGGTTTACGTGTTTCAGCTACTATCACGTGCCATCTTTGAGGTCTCCTTCCTGTTTGGACAGTACATCCTTTATGGGATAGAAGTGGTGCCGTCCTATGTATGCACGCGCTCTCCCTGCCCGCACACAGTTGATTGCTTCGTCTCACGTCCTACTGAGAAAACAATCTTCCTGCTCATCATGTACGCCGTCAGCGCCTTGTGTCTGCTCTTCACCATGCTGGAGATCCTCCACCTTGGCATCAGCGGTATTCGCGACTGCTTTTGTGCACCAAGGCCTGCCACACCCCGCCACCCAGCTCTGGCTAGCCAGAGGTCCTCCATCTGCCGCCAGCCATCTGCGCCTCCAGGCTACAACACAGTTCTGAAGAAGGACCCAACAGGAAAAATGGGCTTTAGGGACAACCTGGGGGACTCGGGCCGTGAGTCGTTTGGGGACGAGGCTTCGTCACGGGAGCTGGAACGGCTGCGCAGACACCTAAAACTTGCTCAGCAACACCTGGATCTGGCTTACCAGAACGACAGCCCGTCACGCAGCAGCAGCCCGGAGTCCAATGGCACGGCAGTCGAGCAGAACAGATTAAACTTCGCCCAGGAGAAGCAAAGCAGCACATGTGAGAAAG GTCTCCGTGCGTAG